A single genomic interval of Neisseria leonii harbors:
- a CDS encoding ornithine cyclodeaminase family protein, producing the protein MQYYNAEQTIAALPFDKLIDAVCNMFRQDCEVPLRHNHTICGRKGNPLGNLLLMPAWQPEQWLGVKTVSIFPDNNRIGLPGLHSVYILYSAASGKPAAILDGDTVTSRRTAAVSALAARYLSREDSTHLLIVGAGRVASLLADAYRSVRPITQVTVWNPTAAKAQALAARLRHQGFDAAAAANLETAAQQADIISCATLSTRPLILRKWLRAGSHLDLIGSFTPHMRESDDDCFADTRVFIDTDEALLKAGDLLAPVQNGVFHAESVAADLTQLCRHIRTGRLKKDDITVFKSVGSGLADLAAAVLAYGTLNPPASDTR; encoded by the coding sequence ATGCAATACTACAATGCAGAGCAAACCATCGCCGCACTGCCGTTTGACAAGCTCATTGATGCCGTCTGCAATATGTTCCGCCAAGATTGTGAAGTCCCGTTGCGGCACAACCATACCATCTGCGGCCGGAAAGGCAATCCATTGGGCAATCTGCTGTTAATGCCCGCCTGGCAACCCGAACAATGGCTGGGTGTCAAAACAGTTTCCATTTTTCCTGACAATAACCGCATCGGCCTGCCCGGACTGCATTCGGTCTATATCCTTTACAGTGCCGCCAGCGGAAAACCCGCCGCCATACTGGACGGCGATACCGTTACCTCCCGCCGTACCGCTGCCGTTTCCGCGTTAGCCGCACGCTATTTGAGCCGTGAAGACAGTACGCATTTATTGATTGTGGGTGCCGGACGTGTGGCCTCTCTGCTGGCCGATGCCTACCGCAGCGTCCGTCCCATCACACAGGTTACTGTTTGGAATCCTACTGCCGCCAAAGCACAAGCCTTGGCTGCACGTCTGCGCCATCAAGGGTTTGATGCCGCCGCTGCCGCCAATCTGGAAACAGCGGCACAACAAGCCGACATTATCTCCTGCGCCACATTGTCCACCCGCCCCCTGATTCTTCGCAAATGGCTGCGCGCAGGCAGCCACCTGGATCTGATCGGCAGCTTTACCCCGCACATGCGCGAAAGCGACGATGACTGTTTTGCCGACACACGTGTCTTTATCGATACCGACGAAGCTCTGCTCAAAGCAGGCGATTTACTGGCACCGGTGCAAAACGGTGTGTTCCATGCCGAGAGTGTTGCCGCAGACTTAACACAGCTGTGCCGCCATATCCGTACAGGCCGTCTGAAAAAGGATGACATTACCGTTTTCAAATCCGTAGGCAGCGGCCTGGCGGACTTGGCAGCGGCCGTTTTGGCATACGGCACACTCAACCCGCCTGCCTCCGACACAAGATAA
- a CDS encoding MFS transporter produces MNTKISTRVLLASLIGSAIEWFDYFLYGTVAALVFNRLFFPAEDPSVGTMLAFASFALSFFIRPFGGIIFSHIGDKIGRKQTLVMTLSLMGGATVLMGLLPTYQAIGIAAPLLMVLLRLVQGLGIGGEWGGAMLLAVEYAPKEKRGFFGSVPQMGVTVGMLLATLALTVMSMLPEEQFLSWGWRVPFVFSAVLVFVGLWIRKGIDETPSFKKNQAQGKVVNVPLLETLRRHKREVLIAIGAKFVETAPFYIMSTFIVFYATQMLDFPRTTALNAVTAATVVATLLIPVMGILSDKIGRKTVYIGGTLLMAAYAFPYFWLLDSKTATGLFTATILGLGIIWAPVTAVLGTMFSEIFDSSVRYTGITLGYQIGAALAGGTAPLIATFLLNTFNRSYTPIAVYIIITGIISLTAVLTAGDYAGKPLKD; encoded by the coding sequence ATGAATACAAAAATATCGACCCGAGTCCTGCTGGCCAGCCTGATCGGCAGCGCAATCGAGTGGTTTGACTATTTTCTCTACGGTACTGTCGCCGCCCTGGTTTTCAACCGGCTGTTTTTTCCTGCCGAAGATCCCTCTGTCGGTACCATGCTGGCCTTTGCCTCATTTGCCCTGTCGTTCTTTATCCGCCCGTTCGGCGGCATCATATTCAGCCACATCGGCGACAAAATCGGCCGCAAGCAGACTTTGGTCATGACGCTTTCGCTGATGGGCGGTGCCACCGTACTGATGGGCCTACTGCCCACTTACCAAGCCATCGGCATTGCCGCACCACTCTTAATGGTACTGCTGCGCTTGGTACAGGGATTGGGCATCGGCGGCGAATGGGGCGGCGCCATGCTGCTGGCAGTCGAGTATGCACCGAAAGAGAAGCGCGGCTTTTTCGGCAGCGTGCCGCAAATGGGCGTTACCGTAGGTATGTTGCTGGCAACCCTGGCTCTGACCGTCATGTCCATGCTGCCGGAAGAGCAATTTTTGTCTTGGGGCTGGCGTGTGCCGTTTGTTTTCAGTGCGGTTTTAGTATTCGTCGGACTGTGGATACGCAAAGGTATCGATGAAACGCCCTCGTTCAAGAAAAATCAAGCGCAAGGCAAGGTAGTCAATGTGCCGCTGCTGGAAACCCTGCGCCGGCACAAGCGCGAAGTGCTGATTGCCATAGGTGCCAAATTTGTCGAAACCGCACCGTTTTACATCATGTCCACTTTTATCGTGTTTTATGCCACACAGATGCTGGATTTTCCGCGTACCACCGCATTGAATGCCGTAACCGCCGCTACTGTCGTTGCCACACTGCTGATTCCCGTGATGGGCATACTGTCTGATAAAATCGGCCGTAAAACGGTTTATATCGGCGGTACTCTACTGATGGCGGCCTACGCATTCCCCTACTTCTGGCTGCTGGACAGTAAAACCGCTACCGGCCTGTTCACAGCAACCATTTTGGGCTTGGGTATTATCTGGGCACCGGTTACTGCCGTATTGGGTACAATGTTTTCCGAAATATTCGACAGCAGCGTGCGTTACACCGGTATTACTTTGGGTTATCAAATCGGCGCCGCACTGGCTGGCGGCACCGCACCGCTGATAGCAACATTCCTGCTCAATACATTCAACCGTTCTTACACACCGATTGCGGTTTACATCATCATAACCGGCATCATTTCGCTGACAGCCGTTTTGACAGCCGGCGACTACGCCGGCAAACCACTCAAAGACTAA